From Erwinia pyri, a single genomic window includes:
- the fhuF gene encoding siderophore-iron reductase FhuF produces MATLIRQAVEYGSHPLIFLQSSRPLAHSLRALFSENRAWFLESVKLGEEAPASSMTLDRWSAPESFARLNALYGDFIYREQPELAREQKPLQSLWAQWYFGLVLPPMMMALLLEERALDCSPEHCHVEFHETGRPATFWFDVREDEEARYLSPRRRMDRLIQQHLIPVVRGIEQHGEINSKLIWSNTGFTVWWFLGEIASLLGEPLKVELEHAFFFSKTLLDGSENPFYRTMLPREGEMQRRTCCQRYRLPDVQRCGNCTLKPV; encoded by the coding sequence ATGGCTACTCTCATCCGTCAGGCAGTTGAGTATGGTTCACATCCGCTGATCTTTTTGCAGAGCAGCCGTCCGCTGGCGCATTCGCTGCGGGCACTGTTCAGTGAAAACCGTGCATGGTTTCTGGAAAGCGTAAAGCTGGGCGAGGAAGCGCCCGCCAGCAGTATGACGCTGGACCGCTGGTCTGCCCCGGAGAGTTTTGCCCGGCTGAACGCGCTATATGGTGATTTTATCTATCGTGAGCAGCCTGAGCTGGCTCGCGAGCAGAAGCCGCTGCAGTCGCTCTGGGCGCAGTGGTACTTCGGCCTTGTTCTGCCGCCGATGATGATGGCCCTGCTGCTTGAGGAGCGTGCGCTTGATTGCTCCCCTGAGCACTGCCACGTCGAATTCCACGAAACCGGCAGACCGGCGACCTTCTGGTTTGACGTCCGTGAAGATGAAGAGGCGCGCTATCTCTCTCCCCGCCGCCGCATGGATCGCCTGATCCAACAGCATCTTATCCCGGTAGTACGCGGCATTGAGCAGCATGGCGAGATCAACAGCAAACTCATCTGGAGTAATACCGGCTTCACCGTCTGGTGGTTCCTTGGAGAGATAGCTTCCCTGCTGGGCGAACCGCTTAAGGTCGAACTGGAACACGCCTTCTTCTTCTCTAAAACCCTGCTCGATGGGTCAGAAAATCCTTTCTACCGCACCATGCTGCCGCGTGAGGGTGAAATGCAGCGGCGCACCTGCTGTCAGCGCTATCGCCTGCCTGATGTCCAGCGCTGCGGTAACTGCACGCTAAAACCGGTCTGA
- a CDS encoding DUF1435 domain-containing protein, which yields MLTAMIAACGLWGISWMSGKRLDSGWGVLLPCALMPLIALMNLSFSGWRVVMVSALLATLVMLFHKRLRHYLLLPSCLALAGGVAAITLKFGAL from the coding sequence ATGTTGACAGCAATGATCGCCGCATGCGGACTTTGGGGAATCAGCTGGATGTCAGGTAAACGGCTTGATAGCGGCTGGGGAGTTTTGCTGCCCTGTGCACTGATGCCCCTTATCGCCCTGATGAATCTCTCGTTCTCCGGGTGGAGAGTGGTCATGGTGAGTGCTCTTTTAGCCACGTTAGTGATGCTGTTTCACAAACGTCTGCGCCATTATCTGCTGCTGCCTTCCTGTCTGGCGCTGGCCGGAGGCGTGGCGGCAATAACCCTGAAATTTGGGGCGCTATAA
- a CDS encoding GGDEF domain-containing protein produces MKLQSYDELLNSKHRLSLMLFLFLNSVTSLFCLCSINGKMATFQYSPPTVIIALFSAIIVGWMLLKPSGKFPILNIVAIVTGLLWTWQIYLKYESVFYFDGSFLVISLVSVFFISAIALGDHLLAFCLHTAPPSVAVLLLDHGQNTVLILFTIALPLIGFTLHHLMQRRRDRFTRRLMRQLYEEKETYSDLSMLDPLTGLYNRRGLKNRLENILENHAGSHFVLLLDIDHFKAYNDNYGHAMGDQALARVSVAIRDAVRSRDIVARYGGEEFLVLLTNVNESIARKLSERIRQYVLNLEIPHRFNDRVATHVTVSAGFAPLYEEDFDSALANADRALYLAKNRGRNTILSYEDIAKSSLAQPADAM; encoded by the coding sequence ATGAAATTACAAAGTTATGATGAATTGCTTAACAGCAAGCATCGGCTGTCGCTGATGCTCTTTCTTTTTTTAAACTCAGTAACGTCCCTATTTTGTTTATGCAGCATCAATGGAAAAATGGCGACTTTCCAGTATTCCCCGCCCACGGTAATTATTGCGTTATTCAGTGCTATAATTGTGGGGTGGATGCTTTTAAAGCCTTCAGGCAAATTTCCGATATTAAATATCGTCGCGATCGTTACCGGTTTACTCTGGACATGGCAAATATACCTTAAGTATGAGTCGGTATTTTATTTCGACGGCAGCTTTTTAGTGATAAGCCTGGTCAGCGTCTTTTTTATCAGCGCAATTGCGTTAGGCGATCACCTGCTGGCTTTCTGTCTGCATACGGCGCCGCCCTCCGTGGCGGTACTGCTGCTGGATCATGGCCAAAACACGGTGCTTATTCTGTTTACCATCGCCTTGCCGCTGATAGGCTTCACGCTGCACCATCTGATGCAGCGCCGCCGCGACAGGTTTACCCGCCGTCTGATGCGCCAGCTCTATGAAGAGAAAGAGACCTACAGCGATCTCAGTATGCTGGACCCGCTGACTGGCCTCTATAACCGCCGTGGGTTAAAAAACCGGCTGGAAAATATTCTTGAAAATCATGCGGGAAGCCACTTTGTCCTGCTGCTGGATATCGACCATTTTAAAGCCTATAACGACAACTATGGCCATGCGATGGGCGATCAGGCGCTGGCTCGCGTCTCTGTTGCCATTCGGGATGCCGTGCGGTCCAGGGACATTGTGGCGCGCTATGGCGGAGAAGAATTTCTGGTGCTGTTAACTAACGTCAATGAGTCGATCGCCCGCAAGCTTTCAGAGCGGATCCGTCAGTATGTCCTTAACCTTGAGATCCCTCATCGCTTCAACGATCGGGTAGCGACCCATGTCACGGTCAGCGCCGGATTTGCGCCATTGTATGAAGAGGATTTTGACAGTGCGCTCGCTAATGCCGATCGCGCGTTATATCTGGCTAAGAATCGTGGGCGTAATACTATTCTTTCCTATGAAGATATTGCCAAAAGCAGCCTGGCTCAGCCAGCTGATGCCATGTAG
- a CDS encoding YbaK/EbsC family protein: MSLESVRQFFAERAPDIGIIELSESTATVALAARAHHVEPGQIAKTLSLKVKDRVILIVTRGDARLDNRKLKATLGAKARMLSTDEVVNWTGHPVGGVCPFGLETPLQVFCDVSLRHYNEVLPAAGSINSAVRIDPETLAKLTDATWIDVCEIPA, encoded by the coding sequence ATGAGCCTGGAGTCTGTACGGCAGTTCTTTGCCGAGCGCGCCCCCGATATTGGCATTATTGAACTGAGCGAAAGCACCGCTACGGTTGCGCTGGCGGCCCGCGCCCACCATGTGGAACCGGGCCAGATTGCCAAAACGCTGTCGCTGAAGGTGAAAGATCGGGTGATCCTGATTGTGACTCGCGGCGATGCCCGACTGGATAATCGCAAGCTGAAGGCGACCCTGGGTGCCAAAGCACGCATGCTGAGCACGGATGAAGTGGTGAACTGGACAGGCCATCCGGTGGGCGGCGTTTGTCCTTTCGGCCTGGAAACGCCGTTGCAGGTATTTTGCGATGTGTCGTTAAGGCATTATAACGAAGTGCTGCCTGCAGCTGGCTCCATCAACAGCGCGGTTCGCATCGATCCGGAAACGCTGGCTAAGCTGACCGATGCCACCTGGATTGACGTCTGCGAAATCCCTGCCTGA